One segment of Monomorium pharaonis isolate MP-MQ-018 chromosome 6, ASM1337386v2, whole genome shotgun sequence DNA contains the following:
- the LOC105832496 gene encoding soluble guanylate cyclase 89Da isoform X2, translating into MFTFPLPTNGASADTSIRLEFGEEVWLRILEKADCKHMVFNTRQTYPDDLMTNLAMALATYTDDSMDNIMQFFGKCFVRFFSNLGYDCTIKATGRYFCDFLQSVDNIHMQMRFTYPKMKSPSMYTTHIDAEGVVLVYRSTRRGFTHYLMGQLFQIAKDLYNTELDIKVLESLHNIPGSRSVMIKFRINFDNHEYIAKNNRMTPLDLELPPISCTFFLRLFPFGVVMNKDMRILGAGDKLLQAWGGTTSILNRHVIEIFKLRRPKGISFTWGNVMYLHSVIFELELIRANDQRSSINLDDVPSTSSSLDRRGSQGARSILLKGQMRFIEDIKAIIFLCSPLINSLDELLNMGLYLNDLNPHGMSKELVLAGWQHCGRLEMMFERAEQRSTELENSYALLDRWKNRSDELLYSMIPQTVADRLRAGASPLSTCESFESITVLFCELCDFDYSTIEGAMDIVLSMNAVFSCFDTLMDQFNVYKVETVGRVYMAASGAPDRNDNHAQNIADVSLQLIEHVRSLKLPSGLDIRIRIGIHSGPAVAGVVGIKVPRYCFFGDTVNTASRMQTTSLPGKVHISSSTKALLPKGHYDTESRGVVWVKGKGDMETYWLQSAANNEIKEKTNSSDNENAIIEDLLIANIEL; encoded by the exons ATGTTTACGTTTCCACTGCCGACTAACGGCGCATCCGCCGACACAAGCATCCGT ttaGAATTTGGCGAAGAAGTATGGCTTCGGATTTTAGAGAAAGCTGATTGCAAACACATGGTTTTTAATACAAGACAAACATATCCGGATGATCTAATGACAAATTTGGCTATGGCTCTTGCCACGTATACTGATGATTCTATGGATAacattatgcaattttttggaAAGTGTTTTGTTagattttttagtaatttagg gtATGACTGCACCATAAAGGCAACCGGTCGTtacttttgtgattttttacaAAGCGTAGATAATATTCACATGCAAATGAGATTTACGTATCCAAAAATGAAGAGTCCTTCTATGTATACAACACACATAGATGCAGAAGGTGTTGTTTTAGTTTATAGAAGCACTCGACGAGGTTTTACTCATTATCTTATGG gacaattatttcaaatagcTAAAGACTTATATAATACAGAACTGGATATTAAAGTATTAGAAAGTTTACATAATATTCCAGGATCTCGAAGCGTAATGATTAAATTTCGTATTAATTTCGATAACCATGAATAC ATCGCGAAGAACAATAGAATGACTCCACTAGACCTTGAATTACCACCTATATCTTGTACATTTTTCTTACGCCTTTTTCCATTTGGCGTTGTAATGAACAAGGATATGCGAATATTAGGAGCTGGTGATAAATTGCTTCAAGCATGGGGTGGCACCACGTCCATCTTAAACAGGCATGTTATAGAGATATTCAAATTGAGAAGACCGAAAGGAATTTCGTTTACTTGGGGAAAC gtaATGTATTTACATTCAGTGATATTCGAATTAGAACTTATTAGAGCAAATGATCAACGTTCTTCCATAAATTTAGACGATGTGCCAAGCACAAGCAGTAGTTTAGATAGACGTGGAAGCCAAGGTGCGAGAAGTATTTTATTGAAAGGTCAAATGAGATTTATCGAAGATATTAAAGCTATTATATTTCTCTGTAGTCCTTT AATCAACAGTTTAGACGAACTTCTTAATATGGGTCTGTATCTAAACGATTTAAATCCTCACGGAATGAGCAAAGAATTGGTATTGGCAGGATGGCAGCATTGCGGAAG attggAAATGATGTTTGAGAGGGCAGAACAAAGATCGACGGAACTAGAAAACAGCTATGCGTTGCTAGATCGATGGAAAAACAGGAGCGACGAACTTTTATATTCTATGATTCCGCAAACGGTGGCAGACCGATTGCGAGCTGGAGCCAGTCCGTTGAGCACTTGCGAG TCATTTGAATCAATAACGGTCCTTTTTTGTGAATTATGCGACTTTGATTATTCGACTATCGAAGGAGCGATGGACATCGTCTTATCAATGAATGCTGTTTTTTCTTGTTTCGATACGCTGATGGATCAATTTAATgtgtataaa GTGGAGACCGTTGGTCGCGTGTATATGGCGGCCAGCGGAGCACCGGACAGAAATGATAACCACGCGCAGAACATCGCCGATGTTTCCTTGCAACTTATTGAGCATGTTCGATCCCTCAAATTACCCTCCGGACTGGATATACGAATCCGTATAG GGATACATTCTGGGCCAGCAGTTGCCGGTGTGGTCGGCATCAAAGTACCGAGATATTGTTTCTTCGGAGACACTGTTAATACTGCCTCCAGAATGCAGACTACTAGCCTG CCAGGAAAGGTGCATATCTCTTCTAGTACTAAAGCTCTGTTACCAAAAGGTCACTATGATACTGAATCACGTGGAGTTGTGTGGGTAAAG gGAAAAGGAGATATGGAGACATATTGGCTGCAGTCAGCGGCAAACAatgaaataaaggaaaaaactAATTCGTCAGACAATGAAAATGCAATAATTGAAGATCTTCTAATCGCTAATATAGagctttaa
- the LOC105832496 gene encoding soluble guanylate cyclase 89Db isoform X5 → MCSCLSVTTNGPRRHSFCQHVLEFGEEVWLRILEKADCKHMVFNTRQTYPDDLMTNLAMALATYTDDSMDNIMQFFGKCFVRFFSNLGYDCTIKATGRYFCDFLQSVDNIHMQMRFTYPKMKSPSMYTTHIDAEGVVLVYRSTRRGFTHYLMGQLFQIAKDLYNTELDIKVLESLHNIPGSRSVMIKFRINFDNHEYIAKNNRMTPLDLELPPISCTFFLRLFPFGVVMNKDMRILGAGDKLLQAWGGTTSILNRHVIEIFKLRRPKGISFTWGNVMYLHSVIFELELIRANDQRSSINLDDVPSTSSSLDRRGSQGARSILLKGQMRFIEDIKAIIFLCSPLINSLDELLNMGLYLNDLNPHGMSKELVLAGWQHCGRLEMMFERAEQRSTELENSYALLDRWKNRSDELLYSMIPQTVADRLRAGASPLSTCEVETVGRVYMAASGAPDRNDNHAQNIADVSLQLIEHVRSLKLPSGLDIRIRIGIHSGPAVAGVVGIKVPRYCFFGDTVNTASRMQTTSLPGKVHISSSTKALLPKGHYDTESRGVVWVKGKGDMETYWLQSAANNEIKEKTNSSDNENAIIEDLLIANIEL, encoded by the exons ATGTGTTCGTGTCTCTCTGTTACGACGAACGGACCGCGGCGTCATTCCTTTTGCCAACACGTG ttaGAATTTGGCGAAGAAGTATGGCTTCGGATTTTAGAGAAAGCTGATTGCAAACACATGGTTTTTAATACAAGACAAACATATCCGGATGATCTAATGACAAATTTGGCTATGGCTCTTGCCACGTATACTGATGATTCTATGGATAacattatgcaattttttggaAAGTGTTTTGTTagattttttagtaatttagg gtATGACTGCACCATAAAGGCAACCGGTCGTtacttttgtgattttttacaAAGCGTAGATAATATTCACATGCAAATGAGATTTACGTATCCAAAAATGAAGAGTCCTTCTATGTATACAACACACATAGATGCAGAAGGTGTTGTTTTAGTTTATAGAAGCACTCGACGAGGTTTTACTCATTATCTTATGG gacaattatttcaaatagcTAAAGACTTATATAATACAGAACTGGATATTAAAGTATTAGAAAGTTTACATAATATTCCAGGATCTCGAAGCGTAATGATTAAATTTCGTATTAATTTCGATAACCATGAATAC ATCGCGAAGAACAATAGAATGACTCCACTAGACCTTGAATTACCACCTATATCTTGTACATTTTTCTTACGCCTTTTTCCATTTGGCGTTGTAATGAACAAGGATATGCGAATATTAGGAGCTGGTGATAAATTGCTTCAAGCATGGGGTGGCACCACGTCCATCTTAAACAGGCATGTTATAGAGATATTCAAATTGAGAAGACCGAAAGGAATTTCGTTTACTTGGGGAAAC gtaATGTATTTACATTCAGTGATATTCGAATTAGAACTTATTAGAGCAAATGATCAACGTTCTTCCATAAATTTAGACGATGTGCCAAGCACAAGCAGTAGTTTAGATAGACGTGGAAGCCAAGGTGCGAGAAGTATTTTATTGAAAGGTCAAATGAGATTTATCGAAGATATTAAAGCTATTATATTTCTCTGTAGTCCTTT AATCAACAGTTTAGACGAACTTCTTAATATGGGTCTGTATCTAAACGATTTAAATCCTCACGGAATGAGCAAAGAATTGGTATTGGCAGGATGGCAGCATTGCGGAAG attggAAATGATGTTTGAGAGGGCAGAACAAAGATCGACGGAACTAGAAAACAGCTATGCGTTGCTAGATCGATGGAAAAACAGGAGCGACGAACTTTTATATTCTATGATTCCGCAAACGGTGGCAGACCGATTGCGAGCTGGAGCCAGTCCGTTGAGCACTTGCGAG GTGGAGACCGTTGGTCGCGTGTATATGGCGGCCAGCGGAGCACCGGACAGAAATGATAACCACGCGCAGAACATCGCCGATGTTTCCTTGCAACTTATTGAGCATGTTCGATCCCTCAAATTACCCTCCGGACTGGATATACGAATCCGTATAG GGATACATTCTGGGCCAGCAGTTGCCGGTGTGGTCGGCATCAAAGTACCGAGATATTGTTTCTTCGGAGACACTGTTAATACTGCCTCCAGAATGCAGACTACTAGCCTG CCAGGAAAGGTGCATATCTCTTCTAGTACTAAAGCTCTGTTACCAAAAGGTCACTATGATACTGAATCACGTGGAGTTGTGTGGGTAAAG gGAAAAGGAGATATGGAGACATATTGGCTGCAGTCAGCGGCAAACAatgaaataaaggaaaaaactAATTCGTCAGACAATGAAAATGCAATAATTGAAGATCTTCTAATCGCTAATATAGagctttaa
- the LOC105832496 gene encoding soluble guanylate cyclase 89Da isoform X1 codes for MCSCLSVTTNGPRRHSFCQHVLEFGEEVWLRILEKADCKHMVFNTRQTYPDDLMTNLAMALATYTDDSMDNIMQFFGKCFVRFFSNLGYDCTIKATGRYFCDFLQSVDNIHMQMRFTYPKMKSPSMYTTHIDAEGVVLVYRSTRRGFTHYLMGQLFQIAKDLYNTELDIKVLESLHNIPGSRSVMIKFRINFDNHEYIAKNNRMTPLDLELPPISCTFFLRLFPFGVVMNKDMRILGAGDKLLQAWGGTTSILNRHVIEIFKLRRPKGISFTWGNVMYLHSVIFELELIRANDQRSSINLDDVPSTSSSLDRRGSQGARSILLKGQMRFIEDIKAIIFLCSPLINSLDELLNMGLYLNDLNPHGMSKELVLAGWQHCGRLEMMFERAEQRSTELENSYALLDRWKNRSDELLYSMIPQTVADRLRAGASPLSTCESFESITVLFCELCDFDYSTIEGAMDIVLSMNAVFSCFDTLMDQFNVYKVETVGRVYMAASGAPDRNDNHAQNIADVSLQLIEHVRSLKLPSGLDIRIRIGIHSGPAVAGVVGIKVPRYCFFGDTVNTASRMQTTSLPGKVHISSSTKALLPKGHYDTESRGVVWVKGKGDMETYWLQSAANNEIKEKTNSSDNENAIIEDLLIANIEL; via the exons ATGTGTTCGTGTCTCTCTGTTACGACGAACGGACCGCGGCGTCATTCCTTTTGCCAACACGTG ttaGAATTTGGCGAAGAAGTATGGCTTCGGATTTTAGAGAAAGCTGATTGCAAACACATGGTTTTTAATACAAGACAAACATATCCGGATGATCTAATGACAAATTTGGCTATGGCTCTTGCCACGTATACTGATGATTCTATGGATAacattatgcaattttttggaAAGTGTTTTGTTagattttttagtaatttagg gtATGACTGCACCATAAAGGCAACCGGTCGTtacttttgtgattttttacaAAGCGTAGATAATATTCACATGCAAATGAGATTTACGTATCCAAAAATGAAGAGTCCTTCTATGTATACAACACACATAGATGCAGAAGGTGTTGTTTTAGTTTATAGAAGCACTCGACGAGGTTTTACTCATTATCTTATGG gacaattatttcaaatagcTAAAGACTTATATAATACAGAACTGGATATTAAAGTATTAGAAAGTTTACATAATATTCCAGGATCTCGAAGCGTAATGATTAAATTTCGTATTAATTTCGATAACCATGAATAC ATCGCGAAGAACAATAGAATGACTCCACTAGACCTTGAATTACCACCTATATCTTGTACATTTTTCTTACGCCTTTTTCCATTTGGCGTTGTAATGAACAAGGATATGCGAATATTAGGAGCTGGTGATAAATTGCTTCAAGCATGGGGTGGCACCACGTCCATCTTAAACAGGCATGTTATAGAGATATTCAAATTGAGAAGACCGAAAGGAATTTCGTTTACTTGGGGAAAC gtaATGTATTTACATTCAGTGATATTCGAATTAGAACTTATTAGAGCAAATGATCAACGTTCTTCCATAAATTTAGACGATGTGCCAAGCACAAGCAGTAGTTTAGATAGACGTGGAAGCCAAGGTGCGAGAAGTATTTTATTGAAAGGTCAAATGAGATTTATCGAAGATATTAAAGCTATTATATTTCTCTGTAGTCCTTT AATCAACAGTTTAGACGAACTTCTTAATATGGGTCTGTATCTAAACGATTTAAATCCTCACGGAATGAGCAAAGAATTGGTATTGGCAGGATGGCAGCATTGCGGAAG attggAAATGATGTTTGAGAGGGCAGAACAAAGATCGACGGAACTAGAAAACAGCTATGCGTTGCTAGATCGATGGAAAAACAGGAGCGACGAACTTTTATATTCTATGATTCCGCAAACGGTGGCAGACCGATTGCGAGCTGGAGCCAGTCCGTTGAGCACTTGCGAG TCATTTGAATCAATAACGGTCCTTTTTTGTGAATTATGCGACTTTGATTATTCGACTATCGAAGGAGCGATGGACATCGTCTTATCAATGAATGCTGTTTTTTCTTGTTTCGATACGCTGATGGATCAATTTAATgtgtataaa GTGGAGACCGTTGGTCGCGTGTATATGGCGGCCAGCGGAGCACCGGACAGAAATGATAACCACGCGCAGAACATCGCCGATGTTTCCTTGCAACTTATTGAGCATGTTCGATCCCTCAAATTACCCTCCGGACTGGATATACGAATCCGTATAG GGATACATTCTGGGCCAGCAGTTGCCGGTGTGGTCGGCATCAAAGTACCGAGATATTGTTTCTTCGGAGACACTGTTAATACTGCCTCCAGAATGCAGACTACTAGCCTG CCAGGAAAGGTGCATATCTCTTCTAGTACTAAAGCTCTGTTACCAAAAGGTCACTATGATACTGAATCACGTGGAGTTGTGTGGGTAAAG gGAAAAGGAGATATGGAGACATATTGGCTGCAGTCAGCGGCAAACAatgaaataaaggaaaaaactAATTCGTCAGACAATGAAAATGCAATAATTGAAGATCTTCTAATCGCTAATATAGagctttaa
- the LOC105832496 gene encoding soluble guanylate cyclase 89Db isoform X6 — protein MCSCLSVTTNGPRRHSFCQHVLEFGEEVWLRILEKADCKHMVFNTRQTYPDDLMTNLAMALATYTDDSMDNIMQFFGKCFVRFFSNLGYDCTIKATGRYFCDFLQSVDNIHMQMRFTYPKMKSPSMYTTHIDAEGVVLVYRSTRRGFTHYLMGAGDKLLQAWGGTTSILNRHVIEIFKLRRPKGISFTWGNVMYLHSVIFELELIRANDQRSSINLDDVPSTSSSLDRRGSQGARSILLKGQMRFIEDIKAIIFLCSPLINSLDELLNMGLYLNDLNPHGMSKELVLAGWQHCGRLEMMFERAEQRSTELENSYALLDRWKNRSDELLYSMIPQTVADRLRAGASPLSTCESFESITVLFCELCDFDYSTIEGAMDIVLSMNAVFSCFDTLMDQFNVYKVETVGRVYMAASGAPDRNDNHAQNIADVSLQLIEHVRSLKLPSGLDIRIRIGIHSGPAVAGVVGIKVPRYCFFGDTVNTASRMQTTSLPGKVHISSSTKALLPKGHYDTESRGVVWVKGKGDMETYWLQSAANNEIKEKTNSSDNENAIIEDLLIANIEL, from the exons ATGTGTTCGTGTCTCTCTGTTACGACGAACGGACCGCGGCGTCATTCCTTTTGCCAACACGTG ttaGAATTTGGCGAAGAAGTATGGCTTCGGATTTTAGAGAAAGCTGATTGCAAACACATGGTTTTTAATACAAGACAAACATATCCGGATGATCTAATGACAAATTTGGCTATGGCTCTTGCCACGTATACTGATGATTCTATGGATAacattatgcaattttttggaAAGTGTTTTGTTagattttttagtaatttagg gtATGACTGCACCATAAAGGCAACCGGTCGTtacttttgtgattttttacaAAGCGTAGATAATATTCACATGCAAATGAGATTTACGTATCCAAAAATGAAGAGTCCTTCTATGTATACAACACACATAGATGCAGAAGGTGTTGTTTTAGTTTATAGAAGCACTCGACGAGGTTTTACTCATTATCTTATGG GAGCTGGTGATAAATTGCTTCAAGCATGGGGTGGCACCACGTCCATCTTAAACAGGCATGTTATAGAGATATTCAAATTGAGAAGACCGAAAGGAATTTCGTTTACTTGGGGAAAC gtaATGTATTTACATTCAGTGATATTCGAATTAGAACTTATTAGAGCAAATGATCAACGTTCTTCCATAAATTTAGACGATGTGCCAAGCACAAGCAGTAGTTTAGATAGACGTGGAAGCCAAGGTGCGAGAAGTATTTTATTGAAAGGTCAAATGAGATTTATCGAAGATATTAAAGCTATTATATTTCTCTGTAGTCCTTT AATCAACAGTTTAGACGAACTTCTTAATATGGGTCTGTATCTAAACGATTTAAATCCTCACGGAATGAGCAAAGAATTGGTATTGGCAGGATGGCAGCATTGCGGAAG attggAAATGATGTTTGAGAGGGCAGAACAAAGATCGACGGAACTAGAAAACAGCTATGCGTTGCTAGATCGATGGAAAAACAGGAGCGACGAACTTTTATATTCTATGATTCCGCAAACGGTGGCAGACCGATTGCGAGCTGGAGCCAGTCCGTTGAGCACTTGCGAG TCATTTGAATCAATAACGGTCCTTTTTTGTGAATTATGCGACTTTGATTATTCGACTATCGAAGGAGCGATGGACATCGTCTTATCAATGAATGCTGTTTTTTCTTGTTTCGATACGCTGATGGATCAATTTAATgtgtataaa GTGGAGACCGTTGGTCGCGTGTATATGGCGGCCAGCGGAGCACCGGACAGAAATGATAACCACGCGCAGAACATCGCCGATGTTTCCTTGCAACTTATTGAGCATGTTCGATCCCTCAAATTACCCTCCGGACTGGATATACGAATCCGTATAG GGATACATTCTGGGCCAGCAGTTGCCGGTGTGGTCGGCATCAAAGTACCGAGATATTGTTTCTTCGGAGACACTGTTAATACTGCCTCCAGAATGCAGACTACTAGCCTG CCAGGAAAGGTGCATATCTCTTCTAGTACTAAAGCTCTGTTACCAAAAGGTCACTATGATACTGAATCACGTGGAGTTGTGTGGGTAAAG gGAAAAGGAGATATGGAGACATATTGGCTGCAGTCAGCGGCAAACAatgaaataaaggaaaaaactAATTCGTCAGACAATGAAAATGCAATAATTGAAGATCTTCTAATCGCTAATATAGagctttaa
- the LOC105832496 gene encoding soluble guanylate cyclase 89Da isoform X3, with the protein MYGMLLESVQYFVQLEFGEEVWLRILEKADCKHMVFNTRQTYPDDLMTNLAMALATYTDDSMDNIMQFFGKCFVRFFSNLGYDCTIKATGRYFCDFLQSVDNIHMQMRFTYPKMKSPSMYTTHIDAEGVVLVYRSTRRGFTHYLMGQLFQIAKDLYNTELDIKVLESLHNIPGSRSVMIKFRINFDNHEYIAKNNRMTPLDLELPPISCTFFLRLFPFGVVMNKDMRILGAGDKLLQAWGGTTSILNRHVIEIFKLRRPKGISFTWGNVMYLHSVIFELELIRANDQRSSINLDDVPSTSSSLDRRGSQGARSILLKGQMRFIEDIKAIIFLCSPLINSLDELLNMGLYLNDLNPHGMSKELVLAGWQHCGRLEMMFERAEQRSTELENSYALLDRWKNRSDELLYSMIPQTVADRLRAGASPLSTCESFESITVLFCELCDFDYSTIEGAMDIVLSMNAVFSCFDTLMDQFNVYKVETVGRVYMAASGAPDRNDNHAQNIADVSLQLIEHVRSLKLPSGLDIRIRIGIHSGPAVAGVVGIKVPRYCFFGDTVNTASRMQTTSLPGKVHISSSTKALLPKGHYDTESRGVVWVKGKGDMETYWLQSAANNEIKEKTNSSDNENAIIEDLLIANIEL; encoded by the exons ATGTACGGGATGCTTCTGGAAAGTGTGCAATATTTTGTACAG ttaGAATTTGGCGAAGAAGTATGGCTTCGGATTTTAGAGAAAGCTGATTGCAAACACATGGTTTTTAATACAAGACAAACATATCCGGATGATCTAATGACAAATTTGGCTATGGCTCTTGCCACGTATACTGATGATTCTATGGATAacattatgcaattttttggaAAGTGTTTTGTTagattttttagtaatttagg gtATGACTGCACCATAAAGGCAACCGGTCGTtacttttgtgattttttacaAAGCGTAGATAATATTCACATGCAAATGAGATTTACGTATCCAAAAATGAAGAGTCCTTCTATGTATACAACACACATAGATGCAGAAGGTGTTGTTTTAGTTTATAGAAGCACTCGACGAGGTTTTACTCATTATCTTATGG gacaattatttcaaatagcTAAAGACTTATATAATACAGAACTGGATATTAAAGTATTAGAAAGTTTACATAATATTCCAGGATCTCGAAGCGTAATGATTAAATTTCGTATTAATTTCGATAACCATGAATAC ATCGCGAAGAACAATAGAATGACTCCACTAGACCTTGAATTACCACCTATATCTTGTACATTTTTCTTACGCCTTTTTCCATTTGGCGTTGTAATGAACAAGGATATGCGAATATTAGGAGCTGGTGATAAATTGCTTCAAGCATGGGGTGGCACCACGTCCATCTTAAACAGGCATGTTATAGAGATATTCAAATTGAGAAGACCGAAAGGAATTTCGTTTACTTGGGGAAAC gtaATGTATTTACATTCAGTGATATTCGAATTAGAACTTATTAGAGCAAATGATCAACGTTCTTCCATAAATTTAGACGATGTGCCAAGCACAAGCAGTAGTTTAGATAGACGTGGAAGCCAAGGTGCGAGAAGTATTTTATTGAAAGGTCAAATGAGATTTATCGAAGATATTAAAGCTATTATATTTCTCTGTAGTCCTTT AATCAACAGTTTAGACGAACTTCTTAATATGGGTCTGTATCTAAACGATTTAAATCCTCACGGAATGAGCAAAGAATTGGTATTGGCAGGATGGCAGCATTGCGGAAG attggAAATGATGTTTGAGAGGGCAGAACAAAGATCGACGGAACTAGAAAACAGCTATGCGTTGCTAGATCGATGGAAAAACAGGAGCGACGAACTTTTATATTCTATGATTCCGCAAACGGTGGCAGACCGATTGCGAGCTGGAGCCAGTCCGTTGAGCACTTGCGAG TCATTTGAATCAATAACGGTCCTTTTTTGTGAATTATGCGACTTTGATTATTCGACTATCGAAGGAGCGATGGACATCGTCTTATCAATGAATGCTGTTTTTTCTTGTTTCGATACGCTGATGGATCAATTTAATgtgtataaa GTGGAGACCGTTGGTCGCGTGTATATGGCGGCCAGCGGAGCACCGGACAGAAATGATAACCACGCGCAGAACATCGCCGATGTTTCCTTGCAACTTATTGAGCATGTTCGATCCCTCAAATTACCCTCCGGACTGGATATACGAATCCGTATAG GGATACATTCTGGGCCAGCAGTTGCCGGTGTGGTCGGCATCAAAGTACCGAGATATTGTTTCTTCGGAGACACTGTTAATACTGCCTCCAGAATGCAGACTACTAGCCTG CCAGGAAAGGTGCATATCTCTTCTAGTACTAAAGCTCTGTTACCAAAAGGTCACTATGATACTGAATCACGTGGAGTTGTGTGGGTAAAG gGAAAAGGAGATATGGAGACATATTGGCTGCAGTCAGCGGCAAACAatgaaataaaggaaaaaactAATTCGTCAGACAATGAAAATGCAATAATTGAAGATCTTCTAATCGCTAATATAGagctttaa